Proteins from a genomic interval of Polyodon spathula isolate WHYD16114869_AA chromosome 1, ASM1765450v1, whole genome shotgun sequence:
- the LOC121313019 gene encoding lysM and putative peptidoglycan-binding domain-containing protein 3-like, whose protein sequence is MTGKSQQSGYQPATGVQSANGGRAYVFANNLNLENDFSEDDGDCYELRSRGKEKACRSTSRDRSNDIVYLVRDIKEGDTMNAIALQYFCSVADIKRANNLLNEQDFFALRSIKIPVKKFSVLTETHSPSVLKQLTPADGSTPETKEAEAALGSSSSTESVGNYLQEVDKDIEQLVKSSDSSRGSLNEVVSFFSSPRQLGVAERRVSVRKDPYYGADWGMRWWMAVAIMLVVGIITPVFYLLYYEVLMKADISHHLTSESLGSVSMIPTQHPELLNIKSGEAVPGEVHEHFNLNNPVPSLHRDDT, encoded by the exons ATGACGGGTAAAAGTCAGCAAAGTGGTTAccagccagccacaggggttcAGTCAGCTAATGGAGGACGTGCCTATGTTTTTGCAAACAACCTAAATTTGGAAAATGATTTTTCTGAAGATGATGGGGATTGCTACGAGCTGCGATCAAGAGGAAAAGAAAAAGCTTGCAGAAGCACATCCAGAGACAGGTCAAATGACATTGTGTATTTAGTGAGAGACATTAAGGAGGGAGACACCATGAATGCCATTGCTCTTCAGTATTTCTGCTCG GTTGCAGATATCAAGCGGGCCAACAATCTTCTTAATGAACAGGACTTTTTTGCCCTGAGATCTATAAAAATCCCTGTGAAAAAGTTCAGTGTCTTGACAGAGACCCACAGCCCCTCCGTGCTGAAGCAGCTCACACCAGCTGATGGCAGCACCCCAGAAACAAAAGAAGCCGAAGCTGCCTTAGGCTCTTCTTCATCGACAGAGAGCGTGGGAAACTACCTACAGGAGGTGGACAAGGACATTGAGCAGCTTGTGAAGTCCAGTGACTCCTCCAGAGGAAGCTTGAACGAGGTGGTCTCCTTCTTTTCATCACCGCGGCAGCTTGGGGTAGCTGAACGCAGAGTGTCTGTCCGCAAAGATCCTTACTATGGGGCAGATTGGGGTATGAGGTGGTGGATGGCTGTGGCAATCATGCTTGTTGTTGGGATTATTACTCCTGTGTTTTACCTTCTTTACTATGAAGTTTTGATGAAAGCGGACATCAGCCATCATTTGACCTCCGAGTCGCTTGGTTCAGTTTCCATGATCCCCACACAGCACCCGGAACTGTTGAACATAAAATCGGGGGAAGCAGTACCTGGGGAGGTTCATGAACATTTCAACCTGAATAATCCTGTTCCTTCTCTACACAGGGATGACACGTAG